The genomic segment actgttgagtaacggcagcaagtgattgagttcagtagttcctcatagaaaattattgactctagagatatggtaatatggagaagacaaaattgtttgaagcacgcacagaaccggaagcgccccttgtttcaaagagaggaggacgggttattcacatttaatttgatggtcagaggcgaattgaaagctaagcagtggtaattaagatccccccggggaaaaagagagatgtctcctacgttacccgtaatatgtggaagtatcgacgtaatttcatagagtcattcggtctgaatgctacatgaagaacataagccagatgacggaacggggagacctaggatgtagaagatcataacatgagtgattcagcagatttggattcctatatatccactcatgtggtacttcatcatacgatttatataagatccatctgtctagatatcatcatatacatctagaaagccgtatgctttggaagaagcttgtacagtttgggaaggggtttttattgataaaaaagaagaatctacttcaaccgatatgcccttaggcacggccatacataacatagaaatcacacttggaaagggtggacaattagctagagcagcaggtgctgtagcgaaactgattgcaaaagagggtaaatcggccacattaagattaccatctggggaggtccgtttgatatccaaaaactgcttagcaacagtcggacaagtgggtaatgttggggtgaaccaaaaaagtttgggtagagccggatctaagtgttggctaggtaagcgtcctgtagtaagaggagtagttatgaaccctgtagaccatccccatgggggcggtgaggggagagccccaatcggtagaaaaaaacccacaaccccttggggttatcctgcgcttggaagaagaagtaggaaaaggaaaaaatatagtgatagttttattcttcgtcgccgtaaataggaatatttaaaatagaattttttgaatttgaaaaaatgtgatgggcgaacgacgggaattgaacccgcgcatggtggattcacaatccactgccttgatccacttggctacatccgcccccttttctagctaaaggattttatcttttttccattcatcattattgtatttattcttacctccatacttaacttagatcgagatattggacatagaatgccaatctttaaaataaaaaatgtaaaaaaaaggagtaatacactgtgacatgacacgttcgctaaaaaaaaacccttttgtagctaaccatttatcggaaaaaatggaaaaactcaacatgagggaggagaaagaaataatagtaacttggtctcgggcatctaccattatacccacaatgattggccatacaatcgctattcataatggaaaggaacatttacctatttatataacagatcgtatggtaggtcacaaattgggagaattcgcgcctacttttacttttgcgagacatgcaagaaacgataataaatctcgtcgttaagttaattgaaagttcattttaatattaaaataaaaatttaagataaaaaaaatggaaattgaaataaaagccaaattcttttttttgtgaaaaaaaaactgaaagtaaaacaagtgtttatcatTCAGGGGGATAGGATAACCTTATGACAAAGAACTCGAGTTCGGGTAAAGAAGTAAAAATTTTAGCTCAACATATATGTAGTATGTCTGTTTTCAAAGCGCGAAGAGTAATTGATCAGATTCGCGGACGTTCCTATGAAGAAACACTTATGATACTGGAACTCATGCCTTATCGAGCATCTTATCCCATTTTAAAATTGGTTTATTCTGCAGCAGCAAATGCTAGTCATAATATGGGTTTGAACGAAGCTGATTCATTCATTAGTGAAGCCAAAGTTAATAGGAGTACCATTGTGAAAAAATTAAGACCTCGAGCTCGAGGACGTAGTTATCCGATAAAAAGACCTACTTGTCATATAACAATTGTATTAAAggataaatctaaattatttttagatgaatctaggatttagattcatcatagtaaacatagtaaaataacatatatggatggaaagaaaatataataggaAAATATGGGACAAAAAATAAATCCACTTGGTTTCAGACTTGGTACAACCCAACGTCATCATTCCTTTTGGTTCGCACAACCAAAAAATTATTCTGTGGGTTTACAGGAAGATGAAAAAATACGGAATTGTATCAAGAACTATGTACAAAAAAATAGGAGAATATCCTCGGGTTTCGAAGGAATCGCTCGTATaggaattaaaaaaagaattgatTTGATCCAGGTCATAATCTATATTGGATTTCCAAATTTATTAATAGAGGGCCAAACACGAGGAATCGAAGAATTACAGATGAATGTAGAAAAAGAATTTCATTCTGTGAACCGAAGACTCAACATTGCTATCACAAGAGTTGAAAAACCTTATGGGCAACCTAATATTCTTGCGGAATATATAGCTTTACAATTAAAAAATAGAGTTTCGTTTCGAAAGGCAATGAAAAAGGCTATTGAATTAGCTGAACAAACGGATACAAAAGGAATGCAAGTACAAATTGCAGGGCGGATTGACGGAAAAGAAATTGCACGTGTCGAATGGATCAGAGAGGGCAGGGTTCCCCTACAAACAATTCGCGCTAAAATTGATCATTGTTCCTATACAATTCGAACTATCTATGGAGTATTAGGCATCAAAATTTGGATATTTGTGGACGAGGAATAATAGACCTTTATTTATCTTGCCATTCTGGCCAgtgatagaacaaaaaataacaaactgtttcattctttttccgttaaatcaaacaaaaatgagCAATTCTAATTCTATAAGGTTGAATAAAAATTCGATTGACCATTTGTTATAATTGCTATGCTTAGTGTGTGACTCGTTAATTTttctttagagtttagagttggaattaaaaaaaaatagactaaaccctacttaaacttaataactatataaaataaataaaaacaaaaataaaaacaaaataaactaaTAACCAACTTATTGCTTCGTATTGTCGAGATCCCAAGAAACAGTCACTATATgagatgagtggatcaatcatatAGTTGCAGCAACTGCAACTAAAATCTTTTCCATAAAAAATCAGATTATGGGTTGTGAAACAAAAATAAAGGGATGTGGATAAATGGAAGGATGAtagaaagagagaacaaaaatatcaatgatatatgattcCAATATGTATGGTCTATGAATTACCTCATAAAGGCAATGTGATAAAGCATCAATACTGaatgaatataaataatataaataataataaagagccTCGGGTTAATAAAAACTAAGGAGATTGACTCGAGAAGGAATTTTGTTGGGAGCTCCATTGCAGAGTTCAGGCCTAACCATTAACGGAGAAGCTATGGGAACGACGGAACCTGTGACTGCATAGGATTCTACTGAAAACGAATCCGAATAATTCATTGGGTGGGATGGCGGAACGAACcgagaaaaaatttatttattctgaGAAGTCATGGGTTGACCTAGGAATAAAACAGTAAAGAGTAAATATTCGCCCGCGAAACCTTTATTTATTGAGATTACATTACAATATTTTGGCATcatttgataagggtaaaaataaggatcaaggatcgttataaaataaaaagcattatctataatttatatctataaatatgcATAACATAAATATTCTAGCTGTATATCCTGTATATACATCTTCCTGTATAACAAAACAAATTCAATATTAATAAATGTCTTAGTGTATTAGTTTATTAAATACATGCGTATCTgtaatattattgaatcctttcattCGCGAGGAGCTGGATGAGAAGAAACTCTCATGTCCGGTTCTGTAGTAGAGATGGAATTAAGAAACGACCATCAACTATAACCCCAAAAGAACCAGATTTCGTAAACAACATAGAGGAAGAATGAAGGGAATATCTTGTCGGGGCAATCGTATTTGTTTCGGCAGATACGCTCTTCAGGCACTTGAACCCGCTTGGATCACAGCTAGACAAATAGAAGCGGGGCGAAGAGCAATGACACGATATGCGCGTCGTGGTGGAAAAATATGGTTACGTATATTTCCCGACAAACCTGTTACAGTAAGACCTGCGGAAACACGTATGGGTTCGGGGAAGGGATCCCCCGAATATTGGGTATCCGTTGTTAAACCAGGTCGAATACTTTATGAAATGGGCGGAGTATCAGAAGCTGTAGCCAAAGCAGCTATTTCACTAGCTGCGTCCAAAATGCCTATACGAACTCAATTTGTCAGGATAGGTATGTAGAACTAAACAGTGTATTGAGGATGAAAAAACAACGGCAAGTTTATTTATTTCTGGACAGagaatatttcttttttccttcatccTTTGCATTAAAATAACGGATTCCAATAAAATGATATGATTCAACCTCAGACCCTTTTGAATGTAGCGGATAACAGCGGAGCTCGAGAATTGATGTGTATTCGAATCATAGGAGCTGGTAATCATCGATATGCTCATATTGGTGACGTTATTGTTGCTGTAATCAAAGAAGCAGTGCCTAATATGCCACTAGAAAGATCGGAAATAATTAGAGCTGTAATTGTACGTACTTGTAAAGAACTCAAACGTGACAACGGTATGATAATACGATATGATGACAATGCTGCGGTTGTCATTGATCAAGAAGGAAATCCAAAAGGAACTCGAGTTTTTGGTGCGATCGCTCGGGAATTGAGACAGTTGAATTTTACTAAAATAGTTTCATTGGCTCCCGAGGTATTATAAATACTACTAGATGGGACTATGATATATCAGAACATCTAAAATAGATCAAATTTAGTAGATTAGTAGATTGTGTCTCACGCAtatacttttaataataaataattttataataataaaaaaaaaaaaaaaagaaagaaaataaaacaaagaaaaaaaggaaacatgtTGATTATATCAAAATTAGGAGGCACCAATAATTATAGTTCGTCATGGGTAAGGACACTATTGCCGATATAATAACTTCTATAAGAAATGCTGACATGAATAAAAAAGGAACGGTTCGAATAGCATCTACTAATATCACCGAAAATATTGTGAAAATACTTCTACGAGAAGGTTTTATTGAAAACGTTCGGAAACATCAGGAAGGTAACaaatatttcttggtttcaactCTGCGACATAGAAAGACTAGGAAAAGAATACACAGAACTATTTTAAAGCGTATCAGCCGACCCGGTTTACGCATTTATTCCGACTATCAACAAATTCCTAAGATTTTAGGTGGAATAGGAATTGTAATTCTTTCTACTTCCCGAGGTATAATGACAGATCGAGAAGCTCGACGAGAAAAAATTGGAGGCGAACTTTTGTTATATATATGGTGATCCTCCTCCTCTGGTATCCTAATTTTCTCTCTAACTTCCTATTTGTGAAATAGAGAGGAAAAGTGAGTTATATAACTCTTCCTCCATTAGTTGATACTTCAAGGAAGTTACCTGGAATGAAAGAacaaaaatttattcatgaaggTTTAATTACTGAATCACTTCCCAACGGTATGTTTCGGGTCCGCCTAGATAATAAAGATGTAATTCTAGGTTATGTTTCGGGAAGGATCCGGCGCAGTTTTATACGGATACTACCTGGGGATAGAGTCAAAATTGAAGTAAGTTGTTATGATTCAACCAGGGGACGTATAATTTATAGACTTCGCAACAAAGATTCGAATGATTAGGTGATTTTTAAAGCATTCCTTTCATGACGATACAAttcgaagttaaaaaaaaaaattcaagagacttattttcttccaaggaatagattaaaaattaaggtaaggaataagaaatatgaaaataagggCTTCCGTTCGTAAAATTTGTGAAAAATGTCGACTGATCCGTAGGCGCGGACGAATTATAGTGATTTGTTCCAATCCGAGACATAAACAGAGACAGGGATAATCTTTCTAAAAAAGAACTTTCtaaagaaaagacaaaaataaaggatttcttttaatatgaaatgGATATTTCCGTATCTTTTCTTTCCGTATATTTCTGACTTATATTTATAAGATGATAAAATATGACAAAAGCTATACCAAGAATCGGTTCACGTAGGAATGGGCGTATTGGTTCACGTAAGAATGGACGTAGAATACCAAAAGGAATTATTCACGttcaagcaagtttcaacaaTACCATTGTAACTGTTACAGATGTACGAGGTCGGGTGGTTTCCTGGGCCTCCGCTGGTACTTCCGGATTCAAAGGGACAAGAAGAGGGACACCCTATGCTGCTCAAGCGGCGGCATTAAATGCTATTCGTACAGTAGTTAATCAGGGTATGCAACGAGCAGAAGTTATGATAAAAGGTCCTGGTCTCGGAAGAGATGCAGCATTACGAGCCATTCGTAGAAGTGGTATACTATTAAGTTTCGTACGTGATGTAACACCTATGCCACATAATGGATGTCGACCCCCTAAAAAAAGACGtgtgtagaaataagaaaaaaacggatttcaagagaaataaataattcaatgatctgatcaaataatagtattagtatagtaTGGTTCGAGAGGAAGTAGCAGGATCCACTCGAACACTACAGTGGAGGTGTGTTGAATCGAGAGTAGACAGTAAACGTCTTTATTATGGTCGTTTCGTTCTGTCCCCGCTTATGAAAGGTCAAGCCGATACTATAGGTATTGCCATGCGAAGGGCTTTACTTGGAGAAATAGAAGGAACATGTATCACACGTGCAAACTCTGAGAAAGTGCCGCATGAATATTCTACGATAATAGGTATTGAAGAATCGGTACatgaaattttactaaatttgaaagaaattgtATTGAGAAGTAATATATATGGAGTTAGAGACGCATCCATTTGCGCCAGGGGCCCTAAATACGTAACCGCTCAAGATATCATCTCACCACCTTCCGTGGAAATAGTTGACACAACACAACATATAGCTAACCTGACGGAACCAATTGATTTGTGTATTGGATTACAAATCAGGCGAGATCGTGGATATCGTACGAAACCAACAACTAACTCTCAAAATGGAAGTTATCCTATAGATGCTGTATCTATGCCTGTTCGAAATGCGAATCATAGTATTCATTCTTATGGGAATGGGAATGAAAAACAAGAGATACTTTTTCTAGAAATATGGACGAATGGAAGTTTAACTCCTAAGGAAGCACTTTATGAAGCTTCTcgtaatttaattgatttatttattccttttctacatgcggaggaagaggacattaatttcaaagaaaataaaaacaggtttactctacccatttttacctttcaagatagattaactaatctaaagaaaaacaaaaaagaaattccattgaaatgtatttttattgaccaatcagaattaccttccaggacctataattgtctcaaaaggtccaatatacacacattattggaccttttgaataagagtcaagaagatcttatgagaattgaatattttcgcatagaagatgtaaaagagatatcggacactctacaaaagcatttcgcaattgatttacctaagaatcaatttttattttaaatccatgataattatttcatcttctttttctaataaaaatagaaagaaaaatttataaagaaaaagaagaaaatttgtttttaatctttttggcacAATCCGTATTTTCGTGGaatgatcataatcaaattaatgtatctaagaatagtgactttgaagtcactattcttagatacattaatcatggtatttcacggttgaatcaatttaaaaaagACCTAAAGTTAGCGATTTATCAATAGGTAATGTTGCTCCAATACCTAACCAAAGAGCTACTGCGGTACCGATCAAAAAGACTGTTGTAGCTACTGGACGACGAAATGGATTTTGGAATTTATTAACATTCTCCAAAAAAGGTACTGTCAATAATCCCGTTGGTACTGAAACCATTAAAAGAacacctaataacttattgggtACTGTGCGGAGTATTTGAAATACGGGAAAGAAGTACCATtcgggtaatatttccaaaggagtTGCAAATGGATCCGCCGGTTCACCAATCATTGACGGTTCTAGAACTGCCAAGCCTACATTACATGCAATAGTACCTAGAATTACTactggaaaaatatataaaagatcattgggccatgcgggttctccataataattatgccccATCCCTTTAGCCAATTTAGCTCTTAATACAGGATCGTTCAAGTCAGGTTtctttgttattgggataggtgaattcttatggatccatcCCCCGAAGGAACCGga from the Musa acuminata AAA Group cultivar baxijiao unplaced genomic scaffold, Cavendish_Baxijiao_AAA HiC_scaffold_660, whole genome shotgun sequence genome contains:
- the LOC135662910 gene encoding cytochrome b6-f complex subunit 4, with product MSGSFGGWIHKNSPIPITKKPDLNDPVLRAKLAKGMGHNYYGEPAWPNDLLYIFPVVILGTIACNVGLAVLEPSMIGEPADPFATPLEILPEWYFFPVFQILRTVPNKLLGVLLMVSVPTGLLTVPFLENVNKFQNPFRRPVATTVFLIGTAVALWLGIGATLPIDKSLTLGLF